A region from the uncultured Macellibacteroides sp. genome encodes:
- a CDS encoding DUF4270 domain-containing protein, which yields MKIKLLILGLGAAALSMVGCDDDLNLVGSSIQPDSDKIAVFTDTFMMKSSTVKVDSIFARSVTGLLGEFYDPLYGNLKSDYICQFYCPENYKFTHTPIGGAIDSVDFRITYYSSIGDTLTPMRVQIYNVTTPLTKNYYTNMNPANYSDMNTSLGMQTYTAYDATVSDSIRKITDTDDANYYVPHITVRLSKGIGQNFYNETITNPGSFKNQENFNKFFPGLYVTTTFGSGNILNVANSTFSIYYKYMATVKGSAGQDSSFVAQGVERFNVTKEVIQLNRIKNSGIETLLQPNDEYSYLKSPAGVFTRLTIPAAEIIKKVNGHIINNMPLTLKAMPQESWKYALAPPTNLLLIPEDSVNTFFENGQIENNITSFLSTDYKASTRQYSFSNISALLKNQIEKNPDKDLNLLVIPVERVKGSYGSSYYSSSSTYYTISLNHYLAPSGVKLRKDAESMKLQVISSKYNQ from the coding sequence ATGAAAATCAAGCTTTTAATACTAGGACTTGGTGCAGCCGCATTATCGATGGTCGGCTGTGATGATGATTTGAACCTCGTTGGCTCTTCTATTCAACCAGACAGCGATAAAATAGCTGTGTTTACCGATACCTTTATGATGAAATCATCAACGGTTAAGGTTGATTCTATTTTTGCCAGAAGTGTTACAGGTTTATTGGGTGAATTCTATGATCCTTTATACGGCAATCTGAAGTCCGACTATATTTGCCAGTTCTATTGTCCTGAAAATTACAAGTTCACTCATACTCCTATTGGTGGAGCGATTGACTCCGTAGATTTTCGCATTACATATTATTCGTCTATCGGGGACACGCTGACTCCTATGCGTGTTCAAATATATAATGTAACGACTCCGCTGACTAAGAATTATTATACTAATATGAATCCTGCAAATTACAGTGATATGAATACATCGCTTGGTATGCAGACTTATACAGCGTATGATGCAACTGTTTCGGATTCTATACGTAAAATAACTGACACGGACGACGCTAATTACTACGTTCCTCATATTACCGTTCGTCTTTCTAAAGGGATTGGTCAGAATTTCTACAACGAAACGATTACAAATCCAGGCTCATTTAAGAATCAGGAAAATTTTAATAAATTCTTTCCGGGTTTATATGTTACAACTACCTTTGGTAGTGGAAATATATTAAATGTAGCCAACTCTACTTTTAGTATTTATTACAAATACATGGCAACTGTTAAGGGAAGTGCCGGACAGGACTCTTCTTTTGTAGCACAGGGTGTTGAAAGATTCAATGTAACAAAAGAGGTTATTCAGCTCAACAGAATAAAAAATTCAGGGATAGAAACTCTTCTGCAACCTAATGATGAGTATTCTTATCTTAAATCGCCTGCAGGCGTATTTACACGTCTAACAATTCCAGCCGCTGAAATAATTAAGAAGGTTAACGGACATATTATTAACAATATGCCCTTAACACTAAAAGCAATGCCACAGGAAAGCTGGAAATATGCTTTAGCACCTCCTACCAATCTGTTGCTTATTCCAGAAGACTCCGTAAATACGTTCTTTGAAAATGGTCAGATAGAAAACAATATTACTTCTTTTTTGTCGACTGATTATAAGGCAAGTACAAGACAGTACAGTTTCAGCAATATTTCCGCATTGCTGAAGAATCAGATTGAAAAGAATCCTGACAAAGACTTAAACTTATTGGTGATTCCTGTTGAAAGAGTAAAAGGTAGCTATGGCTCCTCATATTATAGCAGTTCAAGCACATATTATACAATCTCACTTAATCATTATCT
- a CDS encoding glycogen/starch synthase encodes MDAKKILFITQEITPYLPESEIATICRNLPQGIQERGREIRTFMPKFGNINERRNQLHEVIRLSGMNLIIDDTDHPLIIKVASIQSARMQVYFIDNDDFFQRKATVTDDNGTEFEDNDDRSIFYVRGVLETVKKLRWIPDLIHCHGWMSALTGLYIKRAYADDPCLKNAKIVYSIYNDDFQVPFRKEFFNKLNMDGIAENDLRSIKDDTSFVSLAKLAIDFSDGVIQGSETINPEITKYIETNTKTPFLPYQTPETYMDSFNSFYDVVLDNNQ; translated from the coding sequence ATGGATGCAAAAAAGATCTTGTTTATTACTCAAGAAATTACACCTTATCTTCCTGAATCAGAAATTGCAACAATTTGCAGAAACTTGCCGCAAGGAATTCAGGAAAGAGGTCGCGAAATAAGGACATTCATGCCTAAGTTCGGAAATATCAACGAACGTCGTAACCAACTACATGAAGTTATACGACTTTCAGGAATGAATCTTATTATTGATGACACTGATCATCCGCTGATCATTAAGGTTGCATCTATACAATCTGCCCGAATGCAGGTGTACTTTATCGATAACGACGATTTCTTTCAGCGCAAAGCGACAGTTACCGACGATAATGGAACCGAATTCGAAGACAACGATGACCGATCCATATTTTATGTACGCGGTGTACTTGAAACCGTAAAAAAACTTAGATGGATTCCGGACCTGATTCATTGTCATGGCTGGATGTCTGCTCTGACTGGTTTGTACATCAAACGGGCTTATGCTGACGATCCTTGTTTGAAAAATGCAAAAATTGTTTATTCCATTTACAATGACGATTTTCAGGTTCCTTTCCGTAAAGAGTTTTTCAATAAACTTAATATGGATGGCATTGCTGAAAATGATTTACGGTCGATCAAAGATGATACAAGTTTTGTATCTTTGGCCAAATTAGCCATTGATTTTTCAGATGGAGTAATTCAAGGAAGCGAAACAATAAATCCCGAGATTACCAAGTATATAGAAACAAATACTAAAACTCCGTTTCTTCCTTATCAGACACCTGAAACGTATATGGATTCATTCAATTCGTTTTACGATGTAGTGTTGGACAATAATCAATAA
- the panC gene encoding pantoate--beta-alanine ligase, protein MKIVNSIKELRLQLDEDKQKGKKVGLVPTMGALHAGHISLVKRCVAENDVCVVSIFVNPTQFNNPNDLLTYPRTLDEDCQLLESSGCTYVFAPSVEEMYPEPDNRVFDFGTVAQVMEGARRPGHFNGVAQIVSKLFYAVKPDVSYFGEKDFQQIAVIRAMVKQLEIPVEIVDCPIQRESDGLALSSRNTRLTPEQRQKAPVIDRTLKESITFVPEKSVQQVIDYVVSTLNNVPDMSVEYFEIVDGNTLESITNWSDTTYPVGCITVYCGEVRLIDNVKY, encoded by the coding sequence ATGAAAATAGTAAACAGTATTAAGGAATTGCGTCTTCAACTTGATGAAGATAAGCAAAAAGGCAAAAAGGTAGGGTTGGTTCCCACAATGGGAGCATTACATGCAGGACATATTAGCCTGGTTAAACGTTGCGTTGCTGAGAATGATGTATGTGTGGTAAGTATATTTGTGAATCCCACACAATTTAATAATCCAAATGATTTACTCACGTATCCGAGAACGCTGGATGAAGATTGCCAATTGTTGGAATCATCCGGTTGTACCTATGTTTTTGCTCCTTCGGTGGAAGAAATGTACCCGGAACCTGATAATAGGGTATTTGATTTTGGAACAGTAGCCCAGGTAATGGAAGGTGCCCGGCGTCCGGGTCATTTCAACGGAGTGGCCCAAATTGTAAGTAAGCTGTTTTATGCAGTAAAACCGGATGTGTCCTATTTTGGAGAAAAGGATTTTCAGCAGATCGCGGTTATTCGTGCTATGGTGAAGCAGCTGGAAATACCTGTTGAGATAGTAGACTGTCCTATTCAGCGGGAATCGGACGGACTGGCTCTTAGTAGCCGGAATACCCGTCTTACTCCGGAACAACGCCAAAAAGCCCCGGTGATTGACCGTACATTAAAAGAAAGTATTACCTTTGTACCGGAAAAGAGCGTTCAGCAAGTAATTGATTATGTGGTATCCACACTAAATAATGTACCTGATATGAGCGTCGAATATTTTGAGATAGTAGACGGAAATACGCTGGAATCTATAACAAACTGGTCGGATACCACCTATCCTGTTGGATGTATTACCGTATACTGTGGAGAAGTAAGGTTGATAGATAATGTAAAGTACTAA
- the panD gene encoding aspartate 1-decarboxylase has protein sequence MFIEVVKSKIHRVTVTEANLNYIGSITIDEDLMDAANLIENEKVQIVDNNNGERFETYVIKGERGTGVICLNGAAARKVQPGDVVIIMSYATMEFEEAKLFKPSVVFPDTATNKLI, from the coding sequence ATGTTTATAGAAGTAGTAAAATCGAAGATTCATAGAGTTACTGTTACAGAAGCGAACTTGAATTATATTGGAAGTATAACAATAGATGAAGATCTAATGGATGCAGCCAACCTGATTGAAAACGAAAAAGTTCAAATTGTAGATAACAATAATGGCGAACGCTTTGAAACGTATGTTATTAAAGGTGAGCGGGGAACGGGCGTAATTTGCTTAAACGGAGCTGCAGCCAGAAAGGTGCAACCCGGGGATGTTGTTATTATAATGTCTTACGCAACGATGGAGTTTGAAGAAGCAAAGCTATTTAAGCCCTCAGTGGTTTTTCCGGATACAGCAACAAATAAGTTAATCTAA